One Lentimicrobium sp. L6 DNA window includes the following coding sequences:
- a CDS encoding efflux RND transporter periplasmic adaptor subunit produces MKKNKWMIILAAVVVIAIIVLVVLKKQGVLGKENNTKVSVEQVEMKTIIETVTANGKIQPEKDIKVSPFIGGEVIELTVVEGDQVEKGQLLAKIDPEQYRTAFDRSEASLNSQKASVANAKAGLAQAKSEFLQNRLDFERNQKLWEKQVISDSDFEKVEATYEVSKSRVDAAEETLKSAQFQVKSSEASLREARENLTRTAVFAPQDGTVSLLSVEKGERVQGASQFSAGTELMRIANLNNMEVHVEVNENDIVRVSIGDTTLIEVDAYLKDKFKGVVTEIATSANTLGTSADQVTNFDVKIRMLSESYMHLSEGKPAGFSPFRPGMSASVDIQTEVRQMIPAVEIAAVTTRDDTTGRKKSSYELREEEKEKKDAKEDEKEIKEYVFMHVDGEAVMREVKTGIQDNKYIEIVSGLEEGDEVITGPYSAVSKDLKNHDKVEKTDKDKLFDKKK; encoded by the coding sequence ATGAAAAAGAATAAATGGATGATTATCCTTGCCGCTGTTGTTGTTATTGCCATTATTGTATTGGTAGTATTGAAGAAACAAGGTGTTTTGGGTAAAGAAAACAATACCAAAGTAAGTGTGGAACAAGTGGAGATGAAAACCATCATCGAAACAGTTACTGCCAATGGTAAAATCCAACCAGAAAAAGATATTAAAGTGAGTCCATTTATTGGTGGCGAAGTTATTGAGCTAACTGTTGTAGAAGGAGATCAAGTAGAGAAAGGACAGCTGCTGGCCAAAATTGATCCAGAGCAATATCGTACTGCTTTTGACCGCTCCGAGGCTTCTTTAAATTCCCAAAAGGCTTCTGTAGCCAATGCAAAAGCAGGTTTAGCTCAGGCCAAATCAGAATTTTTACAAAACCGTTTAGATTTTGAAAGAAATCAAAAACTATGGGAAAAGCAAGTCATTAGTGATTCGGATTTTGAAAAAGTTGAAGCCACTTACGAAGTAAGTAAAAGCCGAGTGGATGCCGCTGAAGAAACATTAAAGTCTGCACAGTTTCAAGTAAAAAGTAGCGAGGCCAGCTTACGAGAAGCCAGAGAAAATCTCACCCGTACTGCCGTTTTTGCTCCTCAAGATGGAACGGTTTCTTTATTAAGTGTTGAAAAAGGAGAACGAGTACAAGGTGCTTCTCAGTTTTCGGCTGGTACTGAGCTTATGCGAATTGCCAACCTTAATAATATGGAAGTACACGTAGAAGTGAACGAGAACGATATTGTAAGGGTTTCTATTGGTGATACTACATTAATAGAGGTTGATGCCTACTTGAAAGACAAATTTAAAGGAGTGGTTACTGAGATTGCAACCTCGGCCAATACTCTTGGTACTAGTGCTGATCAGGTAACTAACTTCGATGTAAAAATCAGAATGTTAAGTGAGTCATATATGCATTTATCAGAAGGGAAACCTGCAGGTTTCAGTCCATTCCGTCCAGGCATGTCTGCATCAGTAGATATTCAAACAGAGGTTCGTCAAATGATTCCTGCTGTTGAAATAGCGGCTGTTACCACTCGTGACGATACCACAGGAAGAAAGAAATCATCCTACGAATTGCGAGAAGAGGAAAAAGAGAAAAAAGATGCAAAAGAAGACGAGAAAGAAATTAAAGAATATGTGTTTATGCATGTTGATGGAGAAGCTGTCATGCGTGAAGTAAAAACAGGTATTCAGGATAATAAGTATATCGAGATCGTCTCTGGTTTAGAAGAAGGTGATGAAGTGATTACTGGCCCTTATTCAGCGGTTTCTAAGGATTTAAAGAACCACGACAAGGTAGAGAAGACCGATAAGGATAAACTCTTCGATAAAAAGAAATAG
- a CDS encoding outer membrane beta-barrel family protein: MKSILRSSVLSFILLLNISLLAQQGQRGGKGPGGNKDLPAIGQISGQILDANTNEQIEYATIALYHKRTKELTGGTISQRNGKFYLEKLKPGKYDLKISFLGYEEKTIEEVMIKMEEPIVNLHKIKITPSMNNLEEVVIDGSAPRIDYKIDKKVINVSKQITSISGSAVDVLENVPSIKVDIEGNVSLRGSTGFTVLIDGRPSVLDANDALQQIPASTIDNIEIITNPSAKYDPDGTAGIINIITKKNKLQGFSGIANVNLGLDNKYGGDFLLNYKKRNLNVFFGADYNVRSHPGTSYSLRDTYKNDTIYRTIMNGDNNRERTMWGLKAGADYSIGSNDIIGVNFRFGDRQMNGNTTSSYDEWRIPEELHNIYENKDMSERGGQFYSATANYQHKFEKKDHEIKAEFSADNRDFKDNSTNELTNENDLVVDGKINTETGPSSRLRGKLDYTLPVGEKGKIEAGFQTRFSNSEDNTELKELNTETGIYELKPEYTNQTTYKRNIHAIYTTYGNEMGNFGYQAGIRGEYTFRDIISKATDEQFGIDRWDFFPTLHLSYQFPKEHQMMASYTRRIERSRGWYLEPFITWVDAFNVRQGNPDLQPEYIDSFEMGYLKKIGKTNMISLEGYYRVTHNKVERVQSVYQDNVMLSSIENVGKDYSLGLEMMFSFQVFKWWEMDLMGDFYKYRVEGVLYDEDFSNSSNNWSSRFNNTFNIRKSTKVQINSMYNGPTVTAQGKREGFYMVNAAVRQDFLDRKLSAVLQVRDIFATAKREMTTSGPDFYNYSEFTRDAPVVTLSISYKFNNYRADRKSRSDADGGEMEEE; the protein is encoded by the coding sequence ATGAAATCAATTTTACGATCATCAGTACTTAGCTTTATTTTATTGCTAAATATCAGCTTATTAGCACAGCAAGGACAAAGAGGAGGAAAAGGACCAGGTGGAAATAAAGATCTTCCTGCCATTGGCCAAATCAGTGGGCAAATTTTAGATGCCAACACCAACGAGCAAATAGAGTATGCTACCATTGCTCTTTATCATAAACGAACTAAAGAATTAACGGGAGGTACCATTAGCCAAAGAAATGGTAAATTCTATCTTGAAAAGCTAAAACCGGGCAAATATGACCTGAAGATTTCATTTTTGGGTTACGAAGAAAAAACCATAGAAGAAGTGATGATTAAAATGGAAGAACCCATTGTCAATTTACATAAGATTAAAATTACTCCAAGTATGAACAATCTAGAGGAGGTTGTTATTGATGGTAGTGCTCCCCGTATCGATTATAAGATAGATAAAAAGGTGATTAATGTGAGTAAACAAATCACTTCCATTTCTGGTTCGGCAGTGGATGTTTTAGAGAATGTTCCTTCCATTAAGGTAGATATTGAAGGTAATGTTTCACTGAGAGGAAGCACAGGTTTTACAGTTCTAATAGATGGACGCCCCTCTGTTTTGGATGCCAATGATGCCCTCCAACAAATTCCTGCTTCAACTATTGATAATATTGAAATCATCACTAATCCATCGGCAAAATACGATCCAGATGGCACTGCTGGTATTATCAATATTATCACTAAGAAAAACAAACTGCAAGGATTTAGTGGTATTGCGAATGTAAACTTGGGTTTGGATAATAAATACGGTGGCGACTTTTTATTGAATTATAAGAAGCGGAATTTAAATGTATTTTTTGGTGCGGATTATAATGTGAGAAGCCACCCCGGAACGAGTTATAGCTTGAGAGACACCTATAAGAATGATACTATTTATAGAACGATCATGAATGGTGACAATAATCGCGAAAGAACCATGTGGGGTCTGAAAGCAGGAGCGGATTATAGTATTGGTTCCAATGATATAATTGGGGTGAATTTCCGCTTTGGCGACCGACAGATGAATGGAAACACCACATCTTCCTACGATGAATGGAGAATACCTGAAGAACTTCATAATATCTATGAAAATAAAGACATGTCGGAAAGAGGAGGCCAGTTTTATTCGGCAACAGCAAATTACCAACATAAGTTTGAGAAAAAAGATCATGAAATAAAAGCAGAATTTAGCGCAGACAATAGAGATTTCAAAGATAATTCCACTAATGAGCTTACTAATGAAAATGATTTGGTAGTAGATGGAAAAATCAACACTGAAACAGGACCATCGAGCCGATTAAGAGGAAAATTAGATTATACACTTCCTGTAGGTGAAAAAGGTAAAATAGAAGCTGGTTTCCAAACCCGTTTTTCTAATAGCGAAGACAATACTGAACTTAAAGAATTGAATACAGAAACTGGTATATACGAATTGAAACCAGAATATACAAACCAAACTACCTATAAAAGAAATATACATGCCATCTATACTACCTATGGCAACGAAATGGGAAATTTTGGTTACCAAGCAGGAATTAGAGGAGAATATACTTTTAGAGATATTATTTCAAAAGCTACAGACGAGCAATTTGGAATCGATCGCTGGGACTTTTTTCCAACCCTACACCTATCTTATCAGTTTCCAAAAGAACATCAAATGATGGCCAGCTATACCAGAAGAATAGAAAGATCTAGAGGATGGTATTTAGAACCATTTATCACTTGGGTTGACGCTTTTAATGTACGACAAGGGAATCCTGATTTGCAACCTGAGTATATTGACAGTTTTGAAATGGGCTATTTAAAGAAAATAGGTAAAACTAACATGATATCTCTGGAAGGATATTATAGAGTTACACATAATAAAGTAGAACGAGTTCAAAGCGTATATCAAGATAATGTAATGCTCAGCAGTATTGAGAATGTGGGTAAAGATTATAGTCTTGGATTGGAAATGATGTTTAGCTTTCAGGTTTTTAAATGGTGGGAAATGGACTTAATGGGTGATTTTTATAAATACCGTGTTGAGGGTGTTCTTTATGATGAAGATTTCTCCAATAGTAGTAACAACTGGAGTTCGCGATTTAATAATACCTTCAATATTAGAAAAAGCACTAAGGTTCAAATTAACAGTATGTATAATGGCCCTACTGTAACTGCACAAGGTAAAAGAGAAGGTTTTTATATGGTAAATGCTGCGGTACGCCAAGATTTCTTAGACAGAAAACTATCAGCTGTGCTACAAGTAAGAGATATTTTTGCCACAGCAAAACGAGAAATGACCACCAGTGGCCCCGATTTTTATAATTATAGTGAATTTACGAGAGATGCACCAGTTGTAACGCTTTCTATCAGCTATAAATTTAATAATTATCGTGCCGATAGAAAATCTCGCTCAGATGCAGATGGCGGAGAAATGGAAGAAGAATAG
- the pckA gene encoding phosphoenolpyruvate carboxykinase (ATP) has protein sequence MAKNIEKVRKDLASYGINEVEEIYYNLSYDELYKHETNPKLEGYEKGYVTNLGAVTVDTGIFTGRSPKDKYIVEEEENVNNIWWKNEHRPASDNKPISEEVWEELKANSIEQLTGKKLYIQDGYAGANENTRLKIRFIVEVAWQAHFVKNMFIRPSEEELENFEPDFVVFNSSKTSNPKWEEQGLHSEVYAAFNLKARMACIGGSWYGGEMKKGIFSVMNYYLPLKGIAAMHCSANVGEDGNTAIFFGLSGTGKTTLSADPNRALIGDDEHGWDENGVFNFEGGCYAKTIDLDESKEPDIYRAIKKDALLENVAFDANNVIDFADFSKTKNTRVSYPIYHIDNIVKPVSKAGHANKVIFLTADAFGVLPPVSKLTADQTKYHFISGYTAKVAGTERGIKEPVPSFSACFGAAFLLLDPTKYAHELIRKMEAHGAEAYLVNTGWIGGAFGTGKRIDLPTTRAIINGILDGSFENAEYETLPVFGLNIPKALDGVDSKIFNPRNLWEDPKAWDASAEDLAKKFIANFAKFTDSDDAKALVAAGPQI, from the coding sequence ATGGCTAAAAACATTGAAAAAGTAAGAAAGGACCTTGCTTCTTATGGAATTAATGAAGTAGAGGAGATTTATTACAATCTTTCATATGACGAGCTTTATAAGCATGAAACAAACCCTAAGTTAGAAGGTTACGAGAAGGGCTATGTAACTAATTTAGGTGCAGTTACTGTTGATACAGGAATTTTTACAGGACGTTCTCCAAAGGACAAATACATTGTTGAAGAGGAGGAGAATGTAAATAATATTTGGTGGAAGAACGAACACCGACCCGCTTCTGATAATAAACCTATTAGCGAAGAGGTTTGGGAAGAGTTAAAAGCCAATTCTATTGAGCAGTTGACAGGAAAAAAATTGTACATTCAGGATGGATATGCTGGTGCCAACGAAAATACTCGCTTAAAGATTCGTTTTATTGTTGAAGTGGCGTGGCAGGCCCACTTCGTGAAAAACATGTTTATCCGTCCAAGTGAAGAAGAACTCGAGAACTTTGAGCCTGACTTCGTGGTTTTTAACTCTTCTAAAACTAGTAACCCTAAGTGGGAAGAGCAAGGTTTACATAGTGAAGTATATGCCGCTTTCAACTTAAAGGCTCGCATGGCTTGTATTGGTGGAAGCTGGTATGGTGGCGAAATGAAGAAAGGTATTTTCTCGGTAATGAACTATTACCTTCCTCTAAAAGGAATTGCTGCAATGCATTGTAGTGCAAACGTTGGAGAAGATGGAAACACTGCTATTTTCTTTGGTCTTTCAGGAACAGGAAAAACAACTTTGTCAGCCGATCCAAACAGAGCATTAATTGGTGATGATGAGCATGGTTGGGACGAAAATGGAGTATTTAATTTTGAAGGAGGATGCTATGCAAAAACCATCGACCTTGACGAATCAAAAGAACCAGATATCTATAGAGCCATCAAGAAAGATGCTTTATTAGAGAATGTAGCATTTGATGCAAACAATGTTATCGATTTCGCTGATTTCTCTAAAACCAAAAACACTCGTGTTTCTTATCCTATTTATCATATTGACAATATCGTGAAACCCGTTTCAAAAGCTGGACACGCCAATAAAGTCATTTTCTTAACTGCTGATGCTTTTGGAGTATTGCCTCCAGTAAGTAAGCTTACAGCAGATCAAACAAAATATCATTTCATTAGTGGATATACTGCAAAAGTGGCAGGAACAGAGCGTGGTATTAAAGAACCCGTCCCTTCTTTCTCTGCTTGTTTTGGAGCTGCTTTCTTATTATTGGATCCAACAAAATATGCGCATGAGCTTATCCGTAAAATGGAAGCCCATGGAGCAGAAGCCTATTTGGTGAATACAGGGTGGATTGGTGGAGCTTTCGGTACTGGTAAACGTATCGATTTACCAACTACACGTGCCATCATCAATGGTATTTTAGATGGTTCTTTTGAGAATGCAGAATATGAAACATTACCTGTTTTCGGATTAAACATTCCAAAAGCATTAGACGGTGTTGACAGTAAGATTTTCAACCCACGTAACCTTTGGGAAGATCCTAAAGCTTGGGATGCTTCAGCCGAAGATCTAGCCAAGAAGTTTATTGCCAATTTCGCTAAATTTACAGATAGTGACGATGCTAAAGCTTTAGTGGCTGCCGGACCACAAATATAA
- a CDS encoding TIGR03862 family flavoprotein → MKKLSIIGGGPAALMLAAEIDTEKYQVTLYDQKKSVGRKFLVAGDGGLNLTFNSPLEEFISKYVPREFMDPIIRKFTNQDWINWLHVHEIPTFVGSSNRVFPEKGLKPVKVLNKIKEYISANGVGFQLDTKWTGWNEEGHLCFEGLEDVKSDIVVIAMGGASKKVTGSDGLWVEAFKERGVRVEPFRAANCAFGVDWNNSFINTYEGTPLKNIALTFNKHVSKGELVISKFGLEGNAIYALSQKIQEKLLKEETTLIHLDLKPMLLIQQIQDKLKSSKRAKISHILKENLSLDRCSIALLKQFSDKESFLDMDLLAKTIKSLPITLHSAEELDKAISSLGGVSLDEINGNFQYKKIPNTYAIGEMLDWWGPTGGYLLQGSFSMGFVLAKHLNALEENE, encoded by the coding sequence ATGAAGAAATTAAGCATCATAGGAGGAGGTCCTGCGGCATTAATGCTTGCAGCAGAAATAGACACCGAGAAGTATCAGGTGACGCTATATGACCAGAAGAAATCAGTGGGTCGGAAATTTTTAGTGGCTGGTGATGGTGGCTTAAACCTCACTTTCAATTCCCCTTTAGAAGAATTCATATCTAAATATGTTCCTCGTGAGTTTATGGATCCTATCATTCGGAAGTTTACTAATCAGGATTGGATAAACTGGCTTCATGTTCATGAGATTCCTACATTTGTAGGGTCCAGTAATAGGGTATTTCCTGAAAAGGGTCTAAAGCCGGTGAAAGTGCTCAATAAGATTAAAGAATATATATCCGCAAATGGTGTAGGATTTCAATTAGATACCAAATGGACGGGTTGGAATGAGGAGGGGCATTTATGCTTTGAAGGATTAGAGGATGTTAAATCTGATATTGTGGTAATTGCTATGGGTGGAGCCAGTAAGAAGGTGACCGGTTCTGATGGTTTATGGGTTGAAGCATTTAAAGAGCGTGGGGTGCGCGTAGAACCTTTTAGAGCTGCTAATTGTGCTTTTGGCGTAGATTGGAATAACAGCTTTATAAATACCTATGAAGGGACTCCTCTAAAGAATATTGCATTGACATTCAATAAGCATGTTTCAAAAGGCGAATTGGTGATTTCTAAGTTTGGTTTGGAAGGCAATGCCATTTATGCCTTGAGTCAGAAGATTCAAGAGAAACTGCTTAAAGAAGAAACTACGCTCATCCACCTGGACCTCAAGCCAATGCTGTTAATTCAGCAAATACAGGATAAATTGAAGAGTTCTAAACGAGCTAAAATAAGTCATATTTTAAAAGAGAATTTAAGTCTAGATCGTTGCTCCATTGCGCTCTTGAAACAATTCTCAGATAAGGAAAGCTTTTTGGATATGGATCTACTTGCAAAAACCATCAAATCCCTCCCCATTACTCTCCATTCTGCTGAAGAATTGGATAAAGCTATTTCATCTTTAGGAGGTGTTTCTTTAGATGAAATAAATGGGAATTTTCAGTATAAGAAAATACCAAATACTTATGCTATTGGAGAAATGTTAGACTGGTGGGGCCCCACTGGTGGTTATTTATTGCAGGGCTCTTTTAGTATGGGATTTGTGTTAGCGAAGCATTTGAATGCATTGGAGGAAAATGAATAG
- a CDS encoding RNA polymerase sigma factor → MNKEEFRNIYSIYGRSIRAYLYYRSGEEEMANDLTQDTFVKLWEGDFQYQPDKIKALLYKIAGGLFLDYMRKTKLEADYIAHFKFKLKDSSSPDENAENYRKKCELALQSLTEKERTVFLMNKMEGLIYKDIADCLEISVKAVEKRMTKALKKLQEPKTNSK, encoded by the coding sequence TTGAATAAAGAAGAATTCAGAAATATATATAGTATATATGGAAGAAGCATTAGAGCATATCTTTACTACCGATCAGGTGAGGAAGAAATGGCTAATGATTTAACACAGGACACTTTCGTAAAGCTATGGGAAGGAGATTTTCAATACCAGCCTGATAAAATCAAGGCACTTCTCTATAAAATAGCAGGCGGTTTATTTCTGGATTATATGAGGAAAACGAAATTAGAAGCTGACTATATTGCCCATTTTAAATTCAAATTAAAAGACTCTTCTTCTCCTGATGAAAATGCTGAAAATTATCGAAAGAAATGCGAATTAGCGCTTCAATCTCTCACAGAAAAAGAACGTACCGTGTTTTTAATGAACAAAATGGAAGGATTGATTTATAAAGATATAGCGGATTGTTTAGAAATTAGTGTGAAGGCAGTAGAGAAGAGAATGACTAAGGCATTAAAGAAGCTGCAGGAGCCAAAGACTAACAGCAAATAG
- a CDS encoding FecR family protein: MIEYDKNIDSFKNLENDFATSDDALWAKIDEKTILKKESKTIKLGWKSYGIAASIAILVGMTMFLKLYSIDIIASKGQHISHELPDGSMVQLNAASSIHYKPYWWNMEREVELSGEAFFEVEKGESFTVISEEGKTTVLGTSFNIFARDSEYQVYCKSGKVEVASNKYDIHYRIIAGELALIDNLAKSGMKKQMNARDYTSWIDHKFSFTNEPLTKVFQELERQYNIHIDYSEDLSALKYGAYFERPQHPDLALDLICIQFQLNFEETANGYYKVFRN; the protein is encoded by the coding sequence ATGATTGAATATGATAAAAATATAGACTCTTTTAAAAATCTGGAAAACGATTTTGCTACCAGTGATGATGCCTTGTGGGCAAAAATTGATGAGAAAACCATCCTGAAAAAAGAAAGTAAAACCATTAAATTGGGATGGAAATCCTATGGCATTGCAGCATCTATAGCTATTTTAGTGGGGATGACCATGTTTTTGAAACTCTATTCCATTGATATTATAGCCAGCAAAGGCCAACACATTTCTCATGAACTTCCAGATGGTTCCATGGTGCAATTAAATGCTGCTTCTTCAATCCATTATAAACCCTATTGGTGGAATATGGAAAGAGAAGTAGAACTCTCTGGAGAAGCCTTTTTTGAAGTCGAAAAAGGAGAAAGCTTTACCGTGATTTCGGAGGAGGGTAAAACCACTGTATTGGGTACCAGCTTTAATATATTTGCCCGCGATTCTGAATATCAGGTCTATTGTAAAAGTGGAAAAGTAGAAGTGGCGAGTAATAAATATGATATCCATTATAGAATCATAGCTGGCGAACTAGCTCTTATTGATAATTTGGCCAAGTCTGGTATGAAAAAACAAATGAATGCCCGGGATTATACCTCCTGGATTGATCATAAATTTAGTTTCACCAATGAGCCTCTAACGAAAGTTTTTCAAGAATTAGAACGACAGTATAATATCCATATAGATTATAGCGAGGACTTATCTGCACTGAAATATGGAGCCTATTTTGAGCGACCACAGCATCCTGATTTGGCATTAGACTTGATTTGTATTCAATTCCAGCTTAACTTTGAAGAAACAGCAAATGGATATTATAAAGTATTCAGAAACTAA
- a CDS encoding TonB-dependent receptor: MIKRLFSILLLILLSTLGYTQSISIQVENQDLSAVFYQMRSQYQVEFSFNAEDIEGCVLSKNAIYKNPEEAIIDLLSGFDLDYKKQGSIFIIIPQKKKKKDKPNYHFYYGFIADATAGESLPSALIKYKNGFLSTNSSGYFTFRSTDSVEKVQIQYLGYYTKDTLLTPSQSYQIKLKSADFYLDEVEVKSESSIFDMITGQRAASIKLNQKTSRYLPGNMDNGIYNMLRLQPGIMASGEQTNDYTIWGSWPGQNIMEYDHIRLFSMSSFDENQSIVHPLMIQEINVTKGAFNTDYGNGVGGLVDITGKSGDYSDFHGNANISNQAVSGYLNIPIAGRFSFQTAYRQTFYNILEDNSSNQSIKDGKEYVIPETSFRDFNVKFTGHINDKDHFKMNVITSEDNEYYSYSQVRGNSGVFSAKSDKDKTQSGFSTEYNKFYKNKNSSTSVISYSHLKYNIDINRRFVNTNINGNGQESFEINSITSNQISEIKINHSHQFVLGEKNFISATAEFVRNTNSYENEINLSTIKELENESNRFSLVLKDHIAISKHFYLEAGLRTDYVPEVNEVYVQPRFNMTYSVIEGLKVNAAYGKYVQFLYKSTIYNEKEVLFNFWEILKLDKQEATSAHHYVLGLSYDYDIFNFSVEAFYKSIDHIFNYSIILRDKEISRSSGEAKIKGIDFYLKAKIGQHEIWGAYTLSQTMERFENSKLDEFELAPHHQRHELKGAAILNFSPFYISTNYVYGSGLEFSRSTSSSELIPYNRWDASLMYKLNINTIYCQFGISALNILDYNNIKYSNLIRLSEEELVYSQSTPFTLLLNVYIGF; encoded by the coding sequence TTGATAAAACGACTTTTCTCCATACTCTTACTAATTCTATTGTCTACCTTAGGCTATACTCAAAGTATCAGCATTCAGGTAGAAAACCAGGATTTATCTGCCGTTTTTTATCAAATGAGAAGCCAATACCAAGTGGAATTTAGTTTTAATGCTGAAGATATAGAGGGATGTGTGCTGAGTAAAAATGCAATTTATAAAAATCCGGAGGAGGCCATCATTGATTTACTTAGTGGCTTCGATTTAGATTATAAAAAGCAAGGTTCCATTTTTATTATCATTCCCCAAAAGAAGAAAAAGAAAGACAAGCCTAACTACCATTTTTACTACGGTTTTATTGCAGATGCCACGGCTGGTGAAAGCCTTCCTTCGGCATTGATTAAATATAAGAATGGCTTTCTGAGCACCAACTCAAGTGGCTATTTTACTTTTCGTTCTACCGATAGTGTCGAGAAGGTTCAGATTCAATATTTAGGATATTATACCAAAGATACCCTCCTCACTCCTTCTCAATCTTATCAAATTAAATTAAAATCAGCCGATTTCTATTTAGATGAAGTAGAGGTAAAGTCGGAAAGTTCCATTTTCGATATGATTACAGGGCAGCGTGCTGCTTCCATAAAACTCAATCAAAAAACCAGTAGGTATTTACCGGGTAATATGGATAATGGCATTTATAATATGCTACGCTTACAACCCGGGATTATGGCCTCAGGAGAACAAACCAACGATTATACCATTTGGGGTTCTTGGCCTGGGCAAAACATTATGGAATACGATCACATCAGGTTGTTTAGCATGAGTAGTTTCGACGAGAATCAAAGTATTGTTCATCCGCTCATGATACAAGAGATCAATGTGACAAAAGGAGCTTTTAATACAGACTATGGAAACGGTGTGGGTGGTTTGGTGGATATTACAGGGAAAAGTGGAGACTATAGCGATTTTCATGGAAATGCCAATATCAGTAATCAAGCTGTAAGCGGATACCTGAACATCCCCATTGCTGGTCGATTTTCTTTCCAAACCGCCTACCGACAAACTTTCTATAATATATTGGAGGATAACAGCTCTAATCAAAGTATTAAAGATGGGAAAGAATATGTGATTCCGGAGACCTCTTTTAGAGATTTTAATGTAAAATTCACAGGGCATATCAACGATAAAGATCATTTTAAAATGAATGTGATCACTAGTGAAGATAATGAATATTATTCTTACTCTCAAGTTAGAGGAAACTCTGGCGTTTTTAGTGCAAAAAGCGATAAAGACAAAACTCAAAGTGGATTTTCTACTGAGTATAATAAATTCTATAAAAACAAAAATAGCTCCACCTCTGTCATCTCCTATAGCCATCTAAAGTATAATATCGATATCAATAGAAGGTTTGTAAATACTAATATTAATGGCAATGGCCAAGAAAGTTTCGAAATCAATTCTATTACTAGCAATCAAATATCTGAGATTAAAATCAATCATTCCCATCAGTTTGTATTGGGAGAAAAGAATTTCATTAGTGCCACCGCAGAATTTGTCAGAAATACCAATTCCTATGAAAATGAAATCAACTTAAGTACCATTAAAGAACTTGAAAACGAGAGCAATCGATTCAGTTTGGTATTAAAAGATCATATTGCCATATCAAAACATTTTTATCTTGAAGCCGGATTAAGAACGGATTATGTTCCTGAAGTAAATGAAGTTTACGTGCAGCCTAGGTTTAATATGACTTATTCTGTTATAGAAGGCCTAAAAGTAAATGCAGCCTACGGAAAATATGTGCAATTCCTATATAAAAGCACCATTTATAATGAAAAGGAAGTTCTGTTTAATTTTTGGGAAATCCTTAAGCTCGACAAGCAAGAGGCCACCTCAGCACATCATTATGTATTGGGCTTGAGCTACGATTATGACATCTTCAATTTCAGTGTGGAAGCCTTTTATAAAAGTATTGATCATATTTTTAACTATAGCATCATTCTTCGCGATAAAGAAATCAGTAGAAGCTCTGGGGAGGCCAAAATAAAAGGAATCGACTTCTATTTAAAAGCAAAAATAGGCCAACATGAAATTTGGGGAGCTTATACTTTAAGCCAGACCATGGAGCGTTTCGAGAATAGCAAGTTAGATGAGTTTGAGCTGGCACCACACCATCAAAGACATGAGCTAAAAGGCGCCGCCATCCTCAATTTTTCACCTTTCTATATCTCCACCAACTATGTATATGGCTCGGGATTGGAGTTTTCAAGAAGTACCAGCTCTTCAGAACTTATCCCCTATAATCGATGGGATGCCTCCTTGATGTACAAACTAAATATCAATACCATTTATTGCCAATTCGGAATATCTGCTCTGAATATTTTAGATTATAATAATATCAAATACAGCAATCTCATTCGTCTCTCCGAAGAAGAACTAGTATACTCTCAAAGCACTCCTTTTACTTTACTTTTGAATGTTTATATCGGATTTTAA